In Gadus chalcogrammus isolate NIFS_2021 chromosome 1, NIFS_Gcha_1.0, whole genome shotgun sequence, one DNA window encodes the following:
- the perm1 gene encoding PGC-1 and ERR-induced regulator in muscle protein 1 — protein sequence MKNDGAHSEAGPGAADGSSRAETNKLTNPETELPVKEDMMTTAPHKSRQPRLCRGPCDDFICLGNTPGSARALSSETCRRWPDADHQRPSLNMETLCSVAGVAVDERLQKVNINLLLPGLDTDSPNGNTGRDSPQPDYSRKKKKKKRRCISLLEKRDLRGQLSTEAEEQSVRRTGTDPRSSRSHGGVRGGEEPISGSLPSTDVTQTSSLIENPSDYSYPLTPLPDNKHGHLPGHPDGLAFSSASISDRQCNTLHCPRAKTISHQAFCTHRLADDSHAPTPADCATVATHLQAEGPSLQTTSTGLTLTPGSLTLKSVCESSFLSGDERAADHGGTPQQPHEENPSLKARNCISGGAAKANPSSNSISHGGESNASTMEAAQNDEERSHLAAETGFPGGDNLTECPREAQHTQWLEIDGRKTVPLSSSDLPQSTIVMIGPDAQVLTQDLKMGLCSVIVDNPVESHFILDFSKVSPDAENTSPDTQHVETIPEISLCSGNTSTVGIQSPVTHKVTVDFCHPSSFPSEEISSNSSISLEGLLNNRPMATDTSQLTQNHGGHCSTDSSNYEQNIADMSDNTLQVLDTNKRDKAINEAERLDASEYPSELKGPIEGPGTTSETGGDVSDAPDSKNKVFAMSSFWNEMERLTINDILGLRMISVSPLPPSPLLSPLLSPLLQGEEADVNDKADSGYFTPQLDEATTRSTVTDSEQATVNSAASRHDSLGSLDVLWDGEPLPGMSGAGINPEDTVLTSDTNPQPQLSAGSEERHGRPMLKNTSLYNLHAINAEQFGRMRNVPTLAAVLPEESELERECLSDVPRPRGDGGTDSTSSSLFSEGTPAESYRISLPAILKCLFGGKQSNPKPPDSEDTGIYCGNTVPETYDQFFSEFDCGSFFDPFDRTEDRPTDRPVPVLSRSRSSSRYLQYPEAFDHFLSSPSSSDGSSESEEDPGDGWGPVRVVTRLSPRTAEPLEASTDIYENFFTDTDLPKNLFWSPTFSLRNIRLSGPVSGTPQSSGPLTPGDQGSVQRRRRVFSSIDALDHHDRLVPEPELDHFEERVYRQLNPFSFDDLQSAASHPPPGVSLVPLRHSDMCLVCIAFASWVLKSADPHVGDAWKAVVLANVSALSAIGYLRTRTRERSRNHATLGRPALEGPSDSSCTWQPPFGVCYFTTRERQRATYYGEISVKLNMIEDFYHQMAC from the exons ATGAAGAACGACGGGGCCCATTCCGAAGCAGGTCCCGGGGCAGCAGACGGTAGCTCACGTGCAGAGACTAACAAACTGACTAATCCAGAGACAGAGTTACCCGTCAAAGAGGACATGATGACGACCGCCCCACACAAGTCCAGACAGCCCCGTCTGTGTCGGGGGCCCTGCGATGACTTCATCTGTTTAGGAAATACCCCTGGCTCGGCCCGAGCGCTGAGCTCAGAGACGTGTAGACGTTGGCCCGACGCAGATCACCAACGACCAAGCCTTAACATGGAAACGCTCTGTAGCGTTGCAGGGGTGGCAGTCGATGAAAGATTACAAAAAGTGAACATTAATCTTCTGCTACCGGGCCTAGACACAGACTCTCCAAACGGGAACACCGGGAGAGACAGCCCCCAGCCAGACTAtagcaggaagaagaagaagaaaaagagaagatGTATCTCTCTGCTGGAGAAAAGGGATCTCAGAGGACAGCTGAGCACAGAGGCGGAGGAGCAGAGTGTTCGGAGAACCGGGACAGATCCACGCTCATCAAGGAGCCACGGTGGAGTCCGGGGGGGTGAGGAACCCATTTCAGGTTCACTCCCAAGTACAGATGTAACCCAAACATCTAGTTTGATAGAAAACCCCTCCGATTACAGCTATCCCTTGACTCCCCTGCCTGACAATAAACATGGTCATTTACCAGGTCATCCTGATGGCCTAGCATTCTCCAGTGCTTCTATCAGCGATCGACAGTGCAACACACTCCACTGCCCCCGAGCGAAGACAATCAGTCACCAAGCCTTCTGCACACACCGTCTGGCTGATGACAGTCATGCACCGACCCCAGCTGACTGTGCTACTGTGGCCACACATTTACAGGCTGAAGGACCTTCGCTGCAGACCACATCGACTGGATTGACTCTAACCCCGGGGTCGTTGACCCTGAAGTCTGTCTGTGAGAGCAGCTTCCTGTCAGGAGACGAGAGAGCTGCTGATCATGGGGGGACTCCCCAGCAGCCCCATGAAGAGAACCCTTCTCTTAAAGCAAGGAATTGCATCAGTGGTGGTGCTGCCAAGGCCAATCCTTCTAGCAACAGCATTTCACATGGTGGAGAATCAAATGCTTCAACGATGGAAGCTGCTCAAAATGATGAAGAAAGGTCACACTTGGCTGCAGAGACGGGATTCCCTGGCGGAGACAACCTTACAGAGTGTCCTAGAGAGGCACAGCATACACAATGGCTGGAAATAGACGGTCGCAAGACGGTTCCGCTCAGTAGCTCAGACCTACCCCAGTCTACCATAGTTATGATTGGTCCTGATGCACAAGTGCTGACCCAAGATTTAAAGATGGGACTCTGTTCAGTTATTGTCGATAATCCAGTTGAAAGTCATTTTATTTTAGACTTCAGTAAAGTGTCGCCTGATGCAGAAAACACATCACCAGATACTCAACATGTTGAGACAATACCAGAGATTAGTTTATGTTCAGGGAATACCTCCACAGTGGGAATTCAATCTCCTGTAACACATAAAGTAACCGTTGATTTTTGTCACCCAAGCTCTTTTCCTTCTGAGGAAATATCTTCTAATTCTTCAATAAGCTTAGAAGGTTTACTAAATAACAGGCCAATGGCAACTGATACATCTCAGTTAACTCAGAACCATGGGGGTCATTGCAGCACAGATTCATCCAATTATGAGCAGAATATTGCAGATATGTCGGACAATACTCTACAAGTCTTGGATACAAATAAGAGAGACAAAGCTATAAATGAGGCTGAAAGGCTAGATGCGTCAGAATACCCATCAGAACTAAAAGGTCCAATAGAGGGACCTGGCACGACATCTGAAACGGGGGGGGATGTGAGTGACGCACCGGACTCTAAGAACAAAGTGTTCGCCATGTCCTCCTTTTGGAACGAGATGGAGAGGCTAACGATAAACGACATCTTGGGCTTAAGAATGATCTCCGTGAGCCCTCTGCCtccgtcccctctcctctcgcctctcctctcGCCTCTCCTGCAGGGCGAGGAGGCGGACGTGAATGACAAGGCGGACTCAGGCTACTTCACCCCTCAGCTAGACGAGGCCACAACGCGGTCCACAGTTACTGATTCGGAGCAGGCTACGGTGAACTCTGCGGCTAGCAGACATGATTCATTGGGTTCGCTGGATGTCCTGTGGGATGGGGAGCCTCTCCCTGGGATGTCGGGGGCTGGGATCAACCCTGAGGACACGGTGTTGACCTCTGACACTAATCCACAACCCCAGCTCTCTGCCGGCAGCGAGGAAAGGCACGGCAGACCCATGTTAAAAAACACAAGCTTGTACAATCTGCACGCTATTAACGCTGAACAGTTTGGCCGGATGCGGAACGTTCCGACTTTGGCAGCAGTTCTTCCGGAGGAGAGCGAGTTGGAGAGGGAATGTTTATCAGATGTACCAAGGCCACGTGGCGACGGCGGCACGGACTCCACGTCCTCATCCTTATTCTCTGAGGGCACGCCAGCAGAGAGCTACCGAATCTCACTCCCAGCTATATTAAAGTGCCTCTTTGGGGGCAAGCAATCAAATCCAAAGCCACCGGATTCAGAAGATACAGGAATTTACTGTGGAAATACCGTCCCGGAGACGTACGATCAATTCTTCTCCGAGTTTGACTGCGGAAGCTTCTTCGACCCTTTCGACCGGACAGAGGATCGACCTACCGACCGGCCAGTGCCtgtcctctctcgctctcgctcctcCAGCAGATACCTCCAGTACCCGGAGGCCTTCGACCACTTCCTatcctctccctcatcctccgATGGCTCTTCAGAGTCTGAGGAGGACCCGGGTGACGGCTGGGGTCCGGTACGGGTGGTGACCCGCCTCAGCCCCAGAACCGCCGAGCCTCTGGAGGCCTCGACAGACATTTATGAGAACTTCTTCACAGACACGGACCTTCCTAAGAACCTCTTCTGGAGCCCCACGTTCTCACTCAGGAACATCCGTCTCAGCGGCCCCGTGAGCGGGACCCCGCAGAGCTCCggacctttgacccctggggATCAGGGGAGCGTGCAGAGGCGTCGTCGGGTTTTCTCATCCATCGACGCTCTGGACCACCACGACCGGCTGGTCCCGGAGCCAGAGCTGGACCACTTTGAGGAGAGGGTCTACCGGCAGCTGAACCCGTTCAGCTTTGATGACCTCCAGTCCGCCGCTTCACATCCCC CCCCGGGAGTGTCCCTGGTCCCTCTGAGACACTCAGACATGTGCTTGGTCTGCATTGCCTTCGCCTCGTGGGTGCTGAAGTCCGCTGATCCACATGTAGGAGACGCCTGGAAGGCTG TTGTCCTAGCCAATGTAAGCGCCCTGTCTGCCATTGGATACCTGCGGACACGCACAAGGGAGCGTTCCAGGAACCATGCTACTCTGGGTCGGCCCGCGCTGGAAGGACCTAGCG ACTCGTCTTGTACATGGCAACCACCTTTTGGGGTTTGTTATTTCACTACTCGTGAACGCCAGAGGGCAACATACTACGGAGAAATATCTGTGAAATTGAATATGATTGAAGATTTCTACCACCAGATGGCGTGCTAA
- the LOC130389189 gene encoding collagen alpha-4(IV) chain-like, whose product MDPLEPGDRVTQGSVTQGSVTQSGPPPPPPAHGPGAREGVPDDTPCRAAARPIDQNPGLTEAAPPVEDGPRGRGGPPAHHDGHEHSLGGGPGVLSGREGDTHLEALHNCFERHGRLAGPEEPAGPGREGPEERAEVVPEKERGSAGPRRQRRRPGAAST is encoded by the exons ATGGACCCCCTTGAGCCCGGCGACCGCGTCACCCAGGGGAGCGTCACCCAGGGGAGCGTCACCCAGTCCGGcccgccgcctcccccccccgcccacggccccggggcccgggagGGGGTCCCCGACGACACGCCGTGCAGAGCCGCGGCCCGGCCCATCGATCAGAACCCCGGGCTCACAGAGGCCGCCCCCCCCGTGGAggacgggccccggggccgcggAGGACCCCCCGCGCACCACGACGGTCATGAACACAGCCTGGGGGGCGGGCCGGGCGTCCTCTCTGGCAGGGAGGGGGACACACACCTGGAGGCCCTCCATAACTGCTTTGAGAGGCATGGGCGTCTCGCCGGCCCCGAGGAGCCCGCCGGGCCTGGCCGAGAGGGACCTGAAGAACGAGCTGAGGTCGTACCTGAGAAGGAGCGGGGCAGCGCCGGGCCGCGG AGGCAACGCAGACGACCGGGGGCGGCATCAACATAA